ATTGGTAATTACTACTCAACTGATATTAAAACTTATAATACTTATATTATTTTACATGCTGCATCGGATGCGGTGTTTTACTTTATGCCTATAATTTTAGGATATACCGCAGCCAAAGTATTTAAAGCACATGAATTTATATCAATGATTATTGGCGCGACCCTATGTTATCCCTCCATGGTGAGTTTAATGACAAGTAAAAGTGAAGTCACCTTTTTTGCAATTGAACTGACCAAAGCCAATTATACATCAAGTGTTATTCCAATCATTATTGCCGTTTTTATTTTAAGTTATATACAAAGGTTTTTAGAAAAAATCATTCCTGAAGTTTTAAAAATTATCATGGTGCCTACATTTTCACTACTCATCATGATCCCCGCGACATTACTTATTTTCGGGCCAATCGGAATCTATATTGGCGAATTTATAAACTGGATCTATTACTACATTATGGGAGTTAGCCCTATCTTATTAGGTGCTTTTATTGGTGGTGTATGGTGCATTTTAGTTATATTTGGCGCTCACCGTGCAATTGTGCCAATTGGAATCAATGATGTAGCGCAAACAGGCAGGCAAAATCTTCTTGCATTTGCAGGTGCCGCTAACTTTGCGCAAGCTGGTGCGGCTTTTGGCGTATTTTTCAAAACCAAAAATAAAAATCTTAAAACGGTGGCTGCATCGGCAACGGTTACTGCGCTATTTGGCATTACTGAGCCAGCAATTTATGGTGCAAATTTAAGATTAAAAAGACCGATGATCTGTGCCGTAATTTGTGGCGCTATCGCCGGTGGATTGATGGGTTGGGGAGGCTCCTATGGTAATGCATTTGCTAATCAAGGAGTATTAACGATCCCCGTTTATGCAGAAGCAGGTACAAAAGCTTTCTTATGTTATTTAATTGGTATAGGTTTTGCTTTTTTTGGTTCATGCATTATGACGATGATTGTTGGATTTAATGATATACCAAATGAGGAAGCGTCAAAAACAGTTGAAACAACGTCCAGTACACAATTAACATCGGATACCGCTATTGTATCGCCAGTTGCTGGCGAGGTGATTGCTTTAGATCAAGTCAAAGATGAAGCATTCGCCTCAGGCGCAATGGGGAAAGGAATTGCAGTTTATCCTAGAGTGGGTGAAATCGTTGCCCCTGAAGATTGTACCGTTACGGCACTCTACCCTACTTTACATGCAATGGGGATAAAATTAGATAATGGTATTGAATTATTAATTCATATTGGTATTGATACGGTTAACTTACAAGGTAAATACTTCCAATCTTATGTCCATGCAGGCCAACATATTACTAAAGGTACCAAATTAGTTTCATTTGATATTGATAAAATAAAACAACAATTTGATTTAACCACGTCAATTATTATTGTTAATTCCGAACAATATAAAAATATAGAATATTGTCAACAAGCTCAAGTGAGTATTACAGACAATTTATTAGTTATTCACGTTTAGAGGTTTAGATATGAAAGCTTTTGCTAAGGATTTCTGGTGGGGAGCATCATCGTCGGCTTTTCAGATAGAGGGTGGATGGGATGCAGATGGCAAAGGAATGACCGTTGCTGATTATAATTCATTTCAACGCTCTGCTATACAAGCCGATAGTAAAGTAGCCAGTGACTTTTATCATCATGTTGAAAGTGATATTGCTTTATTTAAAGAGTTAGGATTAAAAACCTATCGCTTTTCACTTTCTTGGGCAAGAATTATTCCTGATGGCGATGGTGAAATAAATCAAGCCGGAATCGATTTTTACAATCGAGTTATTAACGAATTAATTAAAAACGATATTATACCTTTTATTACGCTCTATCATTTTGACTTACCCTTTGCCTTGGTTGATAAATATAATGGTTGGCAAGATCGTCGCTGTGTTGATGCATTCAGACGTTATGCTCAAGTCTGTTATAAAGCATTTGGCGATCTAGTTAAGCATTGGCAGATTAATAATGAACAAAATCTGATGATTCGTGTCAATGAAAGAATGAATATGTATCAAGTTGCGCCAGAAGATATTGAAAAAGTTCGTGCACAAATGGATTATCATATGTTTGTTGCCCATGCAATGGCAACCAACGATTGTCATGCTTTAATTTCCGACAGTAAAGTTGGGCCTGCAGTTTCATCCACGATGACCTATCCTGCAAGTAACAAACCAATGGATGTATGGGCTGCGAAAATGAACGATAATTTCAAAACGAATTACGCGCTGGAAATGTACTGTTTTGGTGATTATCCTAACTATTATAAAAGCTATCTAACTCGGTGCGGAATCTAT
The sequence above is drawn from the Gilliamella apicola genome and encodes:
- a CDS encoding beta-glucoside-specific PTS transporter subunit IIABC gives rise to the protein MDYEKIAQQILQLVGNKQNIISVNHCFTRLRFQLKDNNKANREKLLQTEGVISVVESSGQYQVVLGNKVTKIYDALLPLIGEINSIKQEQPKVSIGIKILNAFAAIFTPIIPAIAASGMLKGILAIAVIIGNYYSTDIKTYNTYIILHAASDAVFYFMPIILGYTAAKVFKAHEFISMIIGATLCYPSMVSLMTSKSEVTFFAIELTKANYTSSVIPIIIAVFILSYIQRFLEKIIPEVLKIIMVPTFSLLIMIPATLLIFGPIGIYIGEFINWIYYYIMGVSPILLGAFIGGVWCILVIFGAHRAIVPIGINDVAQTGRQNLLAFAGAANFAQAGAAFGVFFKTKNKNLKTVAASATVTALFGITEPAIYGANLRLKRPMICAVICGAIAGGLMGWGGSYGNAFANQGVLTIPVYAEAGTKAFLCYLIGIGFAFFGSCIMTMIVGFNDIPNEEASKTVETTSSTQLTSDTAIVSPVAGEVIALDQVKDEAFASGAMGKGIAVYPRVGEIVAPEDCTVTALYPTLHAMGIKLDNGIELLIHIGIDTVNLQGKYFQSYVHAGQHITKGTKLVSFDIDKIKQQFDLTTSIIIVNSEQYKNIEYCQQAQVSITDNLLVIHV
- a CDS encoding glycoside hydrolase family 1 protein, which codes for MKAFAKDFWWGASSSAFQIEGGWDADGKGMTVADYNSFQRSAIQADSKVASDFYHHVESDIALFKELGLKTYRFSLSWARIIPDGDGEINQAGIDFYNRVINELIKNDIIPFITLYHFDLPFALVDKYNGWQDRRCVDAFRRYAQVCYKAFGDLVKHWQINNEQNLMIRVNERMNMYQVAPEDIEKVRAQMDYHMFVAHAMATNDCHALISDSKVGPAVSSTMTYPASNKPMDVWAAKMNDNFKTNYALEMYCFGDYPNYYKSYLTRCGIYPNTHPEDAEILKQAKPDFIAVNYYRTLVASYLPEDDAHPFGTKEKDIDFDLYGYFKIEKNPNLVASTYGAQIDPMGLRLVLNEYYRQYRLPLIITENGLGTPDTLTADNKVHDDYRIDYIKSHISACHDAIEDGVELFGYCPWSVIDLLSSHQGFKKRYGFVYVDRDDHDLKNLNRIKKDSFYWYQQVIKDNGIKE